Proteins from a single region of Argopecten irradians isolate NY chromosome 7, Ai_NY, whole genome shotgun sequence:
- the LOC138327669 gene encoding uncharacterized protein: MTGSCHARKRFCRKRTLLRLLLASAVLYGIIYMGYLIGISNETNYTRSNSIDRASSSSLASRPQIVMGMLTPHTNLQFREGQRATWISAIRILESEIPFRITYKFLIDRPTNDTIAENKKYNDIVFLNATSQGRGVKFGEKMYLWFKYIHEHYPDALLGGKVDDDVFLCVPQIFNRLNELKSSTLYYGWSHGSGKKVNIDTRMDEMFVILGRDLIGRIAKRKYCGEPKCSKTEDLIDTNFGGTSIGSWLSAYDDIDYQRDNAKILHMGRGAEAKILTYIKPDFCLKYVLNHKSSVEIMKRLHEYNKPTPVRLSPGKFVNSVVRSSLDKIIGSSETPSRPSLHKFVGAVTGSMFSGDVVRTRLPEPLTNPHTSVAVMDKMPACDNWGVVTTIFSASKAVKNMALLSQWCVVIVADKKTPDEGTYISEMKLNQANIQRIKYLSVTEQGALYPLLTDVIPLNHFGRKNIGYMYAIHHKAKYVWDFDDDNDGTVDLNDFKSPFSYVTDCASTTHLLVNPYPYFGVEETYTWPRGFPLQDIKNKTTLPKLCNSSDAIQLGIVQSLANQQPDIDAIYRMSRDAPFNFRATRKSHKPFVVPGKKFAPLNAQATLWLTPTFPYIALPISVNGRVSDIWRSYIAQYFLHKENIRVAFSPPYVTQERNAHDSLRDFNAELDIYQKVKQLVHFISSEQSPYLSIVDLYKSLYMRNYLEELDIQFIEAWKKTLKSVEM, encoded by the coding sequence ATGACTGGAAGCTGCCATGCCAGAAAGCGGTTCTGTAGAAAGAGAACTTTGCTCAGATTACTTTTGGCTAGTGCTGTTCTCTATGGGATCATCTATATGGGGTATTTGATAGGAATCTCAAACGAAACCAATTATACTCGTTCAAATTCTATAGATCGAGCTTCGTCATCATCCTTAGCTTCTCGTCCTCAAATCGTGATGGGGATGTTGACACCACATACCAATCTCCAATTCCGCGAAGGACAGCGTGCTACATGGATTTCAGCAATACGAATTTTGGAGTCCGAGATTCCTTTTCGTATTACTTACAAGTTTCTTATTGATCGTCCAACAAATGACACCATTGCAGAAAACAAAAAGTACAACGACATTGTTTTTCTAAATGCAACAAGTCAAGGAAGAGGTGTGAAATTTGGAGAGAAGATGTATCTGTGGTTCAAATACATACACGAACATTACCCAGATGCATTACTTGGTGGAAAAGTTGATGATGACGTTTTCCTATGTGTACCACAGATTTTTAATAGACTGAATGAACTAAAATCGTCGACATTGTATTACGGATGGTCACATGGTTCAGGTAAAAAGGTGAATATTGACACGCGGATGGATGAGATGTTTGTGATTCTAGGAAGAGATCTGATAGGACGGATCGCTAAACGTAAGTATTGTGGAGAACCGAAGTGTAGTAAGACTGAGGACTTAATAGATACCAACTTTGGAGGGACTTCTATAGGTTCCTGGCTGTCCGCATATGACGATATTGATTATCAACGTGACAACGCTAAAATCCTTCATATGGGTCGTGGAGCAGAAGCAAAAATTCTAACATACATAAAACCTGACTTCTGTTTAAAATACGTCCTCAACCATAAGTCATCTGTGGAGATAATGAAACGACTCCATGAATATAATAAACCAACACCTGTCCGTTTGTCACCTGGCAAGTTCGTTAACTCTGTGGTTAGGTCTTCTCTCGACAAAATCATCGGATCTTCGGAAACACCTTCACGACCCTCGCTCCACAAATTTGTTGGTGCCGTGACCGGGTCAATGTTTTCGGGAGATGTCGTAAGGACACGCTTGCCAGAGCCTCTAACAAACCCTCACACATCTGTAGCGGTCATGGACAAGATGCCTGCATGTGATAACTGGGGAGTAGTCACAACGATTTTCTCTGCTTCGAAAGCTGTGAAAAACATGGCATTGCTTTCGCAATGGTGCGTGGTAATTGTAGCGGACAAGAAAACACCAGATGAAGGTACGTACATATCTGAAATGAAGCTAAACCAGGCTAATATACAACGAATCAAATATCTCTCAGTTACTGAACAGGGTGCCTTGTATCCTTTATTGACGGACGTGATACCGCTAAATCACTTCGGAAGGAAGAACATAGGATACATGTACGCCATCCACCACAAGGCTAAATACGTGTGGGATTtcgatgatgacaatgatggaACAGtagatttaaatgatttcaaatCTCCTTTCAGTTATGTCACAGATTGTGCAAGTACAACTCATCTACTTGTGAACCCTTATCCATACTTTGGAGTTGAGGAAACCTACACATGGCCAAGAGGTTTTCCATTACAAGATATAAAGAACAAAACGACATTACCTAAATTATGTAATTCATCAGATGCCATTCAGCTTGGCATTGTGCAGTCACTAGCAAATCAACAACCGGATATTGATGCTATTTACCGGATGTCACGTGACGCCCCGTTTAATTTTCGCGCCACACGGAAGTCTCATAAACCATTTGTTGTGCCTGGGAAAAAATTTGCTCCACTTAATGCTCAAGCAACACTTTGGTTAACCCCTACCTTTCCGTACATAGCGCTACCTATCAGTGTGAATGGGCGCGTCAGTGACATCTGGAGAAGTTACATTGCACAATATTTCCTACACAAAGAAAACATCCGCGTAGCATTTTCGCCACCGTATGTAACACAAGAAAGGAATGCTCATGACAGTTTGAGAGATTTTAATGCAGAATTGGATATCTATCAGAAAGTTAAGCAATTAGTGCATTTTATTTCATCTGAACAATCTCCTTATTTAAGTATTGTAGATTTGTATAAAAGTTTATATATGAGGAACTATCTAGAGGAACTAGATATTCAATTCATTGAGGCTTGGAAGAAGACATTGAAAAGCGTAGAAATGTAA